The genomic segment TGACATCGCTCTTCAGGTAGCTAAGATAGTGGCTTCCGATGAGGCTGACCGGGGAATCCTGATCTGTGGTTCCGGTATAGGCATGTCCATAGCCGCCAACAAGGTACCTGGCGCGTACTGCGCTCTCTGTCGGGATCAAGGGGATGCTGAGCTCTCCCGGCGTCACAACGATGCCAACATCTTGGCGCTGCCCGGTCGGGGAGCCGACGTGGATCGATCAAAAGACATCGTCTCTGTGTGGCTGAAAACCGATTTTGAGGGAGACCGTCATGTCCGGCGTACTCAGAAAATTCGTGCGTTTGAGCACAGTCTCTCCAAGTCCTTTGGGCAAAAACGGGGGGAAATCGTGATTTTCGACCATCCCCTGGTCCAGCATAAGGTGAGTCTCATCCGGGATGTCCGCACGTCGGTCAAGGATTTTCGAGACCTGGTCCAGGAGATATCCAGCCTTATGGTCTACGAGATCACCCGGGACTTGCCTTTGGAGATGATCGACGTGGAGACCCCCCTGACCACGACCAAGGCCTACGCTCTGGCAGGAAAAAAGCTCGCGGTGGTCCCCATCCTTCGAGCGGGCATGGGCATGATGGATGGCATCCTGGATCTGGTACCGAACGCCAAAGTCGGATTTATTGGCCTGTACCGTGATCCCGAGACCCTGGAGCCTGTTGAGTATTACTGCAAGCTTCCCGGCGATATCAATGAAAGGGAGATTTTTATCCTGGATCCGATGTTGGCGACGGGAGGCTCGGCCGTGGCGGCCATTGACATGATCAAAAAACGAGGGGCCCGGCGGATCTCCCTGGTCTGTCTTATCTCCGCTCCCGAGGGAGTGGAGCGGGTTCATCTGGCCCATTCCGACGTTAATATCTACTGCGCAGCTCTGGATAGCCATCTGAACGACCACGGCTACATCGTCCCCGGCCTGGGGGATGCCGGAGATCGACTCTTCGGGACCAAATGACCTGGATCTCCCTTGATGCCTCGACGATCACGGCAACGGTGTTTCTTTTTTTATGGGGGATCGGACTGACCCCTCTGTCCATAAAACTTGCGGGGCGTTTTGGGCTGGTTGATCGCCCTGAGCCCCGCAAAATCCACAGGGAGCCCGTTCCTCGAGGAGCTGGGCTCATCCTCTGGGCTGGATACCTGTTCTGGAGTCTGATATTCTCCCCGGCAGGTATTTTTTTCCCGACATTGATCACAGGATGTTCAATGGTGTTCCTGGTGGGATATCTGGACGATATGATTTCCCTGAGTCCACGCCTGCGTCTCTTGGTTCATCTGATGGCTGCAGGGCTTGTCGCTGTGCCTTTTTTTAAGGGTGCTCTTGTGCCCACTATTCTGTCGATCCTGTGGATCGCTGGCACGACCAATGCATACAACCTGATCGACGGAATGAATGGCCTGTCACTGTCCATGGCCACCTTGGCTTTGGCTGCTCTGGCCCTTCGAGGCTATCCTGCGACGACCCTCCCTCTGGTGGCCCTCTGCCTGGGGGTTCTTCCCTGGAACTGGCCGAAAGCCAGGACGTTCCTGGGCGATGGAGGC from the Dethiosulfovibrio peptidovorans genome contains:
- a CDS encoding uracil phosphoribosyltransferase; protein product: MRVVIGSDHAGYDLKKELISFLQNLHLDVSDFGTDSGNVSCDYPDIALQVAKIVASDEADRGILICGSGIGMSIAANKVPGAYCALCRDQGDAELSRRHNDANILALPGRGADVDRSKDIVSVWLKTDFEGDRHVRRTQKIRAFEHSLSKSFGQKRGEIVIFDHPLVQHKVSLIRDVRTSVKDFRDLVQEISSLMVYEITRDLPLEMIDVETPLTTTKAYALAGKKLAVVPILRAGMGMMDGILDLVPNAKVGFIGLYRDPETLEPVEYYCKLPGDINEREIFILDPMLATGGSAVAAIDMIKKRGARRISLVCLISAPEGVERVHLAHSDVNIYCAALDSHLNDHGYIVPGLGDAGDRLFGTK
- a CDS encoding undecaprenyl-phosphate alpha-N-acetylglucosaminyl 1-phosphate transferase — its product is MTWISLDASTITATVFLFLWGIGLTPLSIKLAGRFGLVDRPEPRKIHREPVPRGAGLILWAGYLFWSLIFSPAGIFFPTLITGCSMVFLVGYLDDMISLSPRLRLLVHLMAAGLVAVPFFKGALVPTILSILWIAGTTNAYNLIDGMNGLSLSMATLALAALALRGYPATTLPLVALCLGVLPWNWPKARTFLGDGGVYFLGFVVSSLTLPSLSSFFIKPGGRELLGLVFWGGVPVIDTMITIVRRLLRHRSPFLPDRGHVHHRLLDLGFSTQAVLAILSLAQVFALGVGTSFLR